A stretch of Pempheris klunzingeri isolate RE-2024b chromosome 19, fPemKlu1.hap1, whole genome shotgun sequence DNA encodes these proteins:
- the LOC139219117 gene encoding uncharacterized bromodomain-containing protein 10 isoform X1, with product MDQEDVTDQITAAACSQLLFHNQDLTVTDQDSAPLHPGLDIMSSQSKWVRSSSENTDLVTNKDGLCNGTCEVGTMVALHCHGDSGDVAAEGEHLALSNDGMSEFSNSDLSLPEVCISTNSNSFEEDMNYEVQQAYRIFTGFLLDKHKGITSPFLHPIGHQEAQHGIGGVRGWGQAHLRQSMCLRRMEEKFINQEYETITEFVADFRLMLENCYRYHGVDHWISKQAQKLEIMLEQKLTLLSRTLREKTTLSVTSKGRFGAEEERGTGGTSTRRRLAPRSLATITVGGHESIMVQTLRLEEQQKAKEEKRQRELEKKEAEEMSAKEVEEWEQTLLSQASPHTVGTLWELPAIGHFLCLAQTALNLPEIVFFELERCLLMPRCSLLLSKIMSSLLSPPQRRATLHRRPALPYRRWESELRQRVMGWYRAVGASHDQPGRAEQLGLCHQFFNILGEVSPLEEKPFHSLPFYQRVWLLKALCDHVYETQKDVQDALLSQPIHECRESILGYDSKENAYIHFPHFCGADLRIYCQSPSTSPIFPFPSVWVKRVEPGTEGEESDGMKDDGVKSDMECYGESMDTGESEDFGNGSTETHGDFKGENGDEEEDEKRFKSWSLKNEEASESGSSDGDFCEDSKLDLKIHTNSLSLSHTSPVGGGGVEINMKEETVELEHQSKRLTLKQERGFTLGSVRTIKAETEEPCLSVGEHSYTGRSPARSLNLASPTKPEGLKMEGGSPSHGHQRSSCLVCCKSETCNVKFEENDCCCGTSELATQLSSESSQNSNEEKVNDKMWTKKKKRKKKRGKEQLLRVKGEHKQLQHVDRMRLFPAEAAKSAVRRVATTIKRKDKKKKHKTRKKLEASKKIKDEPAVEPSFKLVCTSLEELRELISKTEDELDDLESTKKRLGRWYYRKEAVKDLHSTLIRLLNELSPWEPKLVKAYQRNRLRLKKEFDDFKKHPEYNNFVREECITSSSSDDDEERNFGKEVCSFSDHYRRSEEEDLEHMVPRSLWSGASTREFAAESTGERMATHVPVNYLKQPLVSTEKGISLLPRDQTSSSNITTAESAPCLESTPSKQSRDSNSAWAVKVPAQASLSSRAPILHPTTGLPKGYTPIPTLLAKSVGNKVTLMKRPAECPGVNSVDRQTKVSLVSLPTSALTTTKLSKAQSSPSSSQQNSQQMQAQGLQQMEVRQPGMTTAKAALPKSPQANPTKTVPKSPVQVVYRGPEKLGHLVRKDSSSSSSSPVKISVNPIVAHNTGEKIMQQVVILPSNLLIHKTEEQVSSLDQQQSKGIQVPVSKMASTLCMSTNVPGFSIPESKIPVQQVAPLKDAKAWRTSSPSVSPCLEQGTQNTADFKGTQICNPQASTTQGAIPSPSPITAPSSAISTEPIKSTVPKQELKTVCIRDSQSILVTTRGGNTGIVKVQTSSDQSALGSFRNSPVITISPQFKAFLVSKTSQTPPPSAPAQTSPCTIPTGTSISVAQPQKLLHSVLKSPSTVTTPMLPAVTGSIPIIGPGSQIADTTVALRQASNTTAGSVVSTQIGQLAQTAAAGSHFQASIGKNTVVPSQSSSGVPRVLKQAECVSKTGVKRASTDERSQVTKFILVTPPSSSASSVALSKGSPSSTKTLPSSRVMFISQPTATSPSTSVGSIPKQAIATVTSGQLLTTSLSSKNLKMGLSSGQPVGSVNSEALPKAKNITLPSGVQVQLSGKTTTIGQTIGALSRSPSKSTPASVSDSGCPTATTTGLVPVTSSNTITSCSAQLNSHASLTTRSQLQGLPVYTMISQPCSSTFTSSTATLPAGNMIKKDLGMQANILSSSFPAQVITTVQNCPAKTSTPTLVRQPSNIQSGIAEETTSCLSSSQLALNKTQTPISSVTTSSATGTIQQRIVINTSTPLAAGTQILLNNARFVVPPQGLGPGSHVLIISSTAPQQVPTASTTITGASLPPQGASHVTVAPRAPLLPQSPARLPGVPAASSPFVACTPAVGPSLLAKPPNVMPVQLTGTPSLGSTFLPSKTNVVSALPRFSAAQACNFASPSVGTSSLVSSPPRLSSLPALVSPVVTSTSALATIRLAAGTPTRAECPSTISPTVAPPLSRLSATLSSLPFLPSPSAVSLPSPVIPGPTPLSSAAAPVVAGTPALHSSLPAQHVISVTAPGPGIQPQQTSTGIAAPSTALSIRKTVPVVMQPVLTGTRTQVLPTVAVPPIVSAVSRMQTLPIATVPPIGSTVNTVETAPLVTAPSSSSTVIITPTQPITSMKTNNTIHPPVVLTNQTLGKHSLQTSSIGMHTNVASKLLISPDGAVLNTIQSQVNPAELTACPKPLDGLVVSPNSSTGALHTHDSSLQPSQADRK from the exons ATGGATCAGGAGGATGTGACAGAccaaatcacagcagcagcttgtaGCCAACTGTTGTTCCACAACCAAGACCTGACTGTGACTGACCAAGACTCAGCACCCCTGCACCCTGGCTTAGACATCATGTCTTCACAATCCAAATGGGTGAGAAGCAGCTCTGAAAATACTGATCTGGTCACAAACAAGGATGGACTCTGTAATGGCACCTGTGAAGTTGGGACCATGGTAGCATTGCACTGTCATGGCGACAGCGGAGATGTTGCTGCTGAGGGTGAACACCTTGCACTGAGCAATGATGGCATGTCGGAGTTCTCTAACAGTGACCTCTCTTTGCCTGAGGTCTGCATTTCCACCAACAGCAATAGCTTTGAGGAGGATATGAACTATGAGGTCCAGCAAGCTTATAGGATATTCACTGGATTTCTCTTGGACAAGCACAAAGGGATCACCAGCCCGTTCCTTCATCCCATAGGCCACCAGGAGGCCCAGCATGGCATTGGAGGGGTCCGTGGCTGGGGTCAGGCACATCTCAGGCAGTCGATGTGCTTACGAAGAATGGAGGAGAAGTTTATCAACCAAGAGTATGAGACCATAACAGAGTTTGTTGCAGACTTCAGACTGATGTTGGAGAACTGTTACCGCTACCATGGGGTGGACCACTGGATATCCAAACAGGCTCAAAAGCTGGAAATCATGCTGGAGCAGAAGCTTACGTTGCTATCCAG GACGCTGCGAGAAAAGACGACCTTGTCAGTAACTTCTAAAGGACGTTTTGGTGCAGAGGAGGAACGAGGTACAGGGGGCACCTCCACTAGGAGAAGACTGGCACCTCGGAGCCTAGCTACCATTACTGTTGGGGGTCATGAGTCTATCATGGTCCAGACCCTCCGATTGGAAGAGCAGCAGAAGGccaaggaggagaaaag GCAACGTGAGCTTgagaagaaagaggcagaggaaatGTCAGCCAAAGAGGTGGAAGAATGGGAGCAAACTCTGTTGTCTCAAGCTTCCCCCCACACTGTGGGCACACTTTGGGAACTCCCTGCTATAGGCCACTTCCTCTGCCTGGCTCAGACTGCCCTTAACCTCCCAGAGATTGTATTTTTTGAGCTAGAGCGTTGTTTGCTGATGCCACgctgcagcctcctcctgtCAAAAATTATGTCTTCCCTACTGTCCCCACCCCAGCGGAGGGCCACTCTGCATCGCCGGCCTGCCCTGCCTTACCGCCGCTGGGAATCAGAGCTCAGGCAGCGGGTCATGGGGTGGTATCGAGCTGTTGGTGCCTCCCATGATCAGCCAGGTCGGGCTGAGCAGCTGGGACTCTGCCACCAATTTTTCAACATCCTTGGGGAGGTGAGTCCTTTGGAGGAGAAACCCTTTCACTCGCTGCCCTTCTACCAGCGAGTATGGCTTCTGAAGGCGCTGTGTGATCATGTGTATGAGACACAGAAAGATGTGCAGGATGCTCTGCTGTCCCAACCTATCCATGAATGTAGGGAGTCTATTTTGGGCTATGACAGCAAGGAGAATGCCTACATACATTTCCCACATTTCTGCGGGGCAGACCTGAGGATCTACTGCCAGAGTCCTAGCACATCCCCAATTTTTCCTTTCCCCTCTGTATGGGTCAAGAGGGTTGAGCCAGGGACAGAGGGTGAAGAGTCGGATGGAATGAAGGATGATGGGGTGAAAAGTGACATGGAGTGTTATGGAGAGTCCATGGACACAGGAGAGTCTGAAGATTTTGGAAATGggagcacagagacacatggGGATTTCAAAGGCGAAAAtggggatgaagaggaagatgaaaaaaGGTTTAAATCGTGGTCACTCAAAAATGAGGAGGCGTCTGAATCGGGGTCATCTGATGGAGACTTCTGTGAAGACTCTAAATTGGACTTAAAAATACACACTAACTCTTTATCCCTTTCACACACTAGCCCTGTTGGAGGAGGTGGTGTGGAAATTAATATGAAGGAAGAGACTGTTGAGTTGGAGCATCAATCCAAGCGACTCACATTAAAGCAGGAGCGGGGCTTCACATTGGGCTCAGTGCGCACCATTAAAGCAGAAACTGAGGAGCCCTGTCTTAGTGTAGGGGAGCACAGCTACACAGGCAGGTCACCTGCTCGCTCATTGAATCTGGCCTCCCCAACCAAACCAGAGGGCCTCAAAATGGAGGGAGGAAGTCCCAGTCACGGACACCAAAGATCTTCCTGTTTGGTATGTTGTAAAAGTGAAACATGTAATGTTAAATTTGAGGAGAATGACTGCTGCTGTGGCACATCAGAGTTAGCAACACAGTTGTCCTCTGAGAGTTCTCAAAACTCAAATGAAGAAAAGGTGAATGACAAAATgtggactaaaaaaaaaaagcggaaGAAAAAGCGAGGCAAGGAACAGCTGCTGAGGGTGAAAGGAGAGcacaagcagctgcagcacgTGGACAGGATGAGGCTGTTCCCAGCTGAGGCTGCCAAGTCTGCAGTGCGGAGGGTTGCCACAACgatcaaaagaaaagacaagaagaaaaaacataaaacaa GAAAAAAGCTTGAAGCTTCAAAGAAAATTAAAGATGAACCTGCTGTTGAGCCATCATTTAAG TTGGTATGCACCAGTCTTGAGGAGCTGCGAGAGCTGATCAGTAAGACAGAAGATGAGCTTGATGACCTTGAGAGCACCAAAAAGAGATTG GGTCGGTGGTATTATAGGAAAGAAGCAGTGAAAGACCTCCACAGCACTCTAATCAGACTACTGAATGAACTATCACCCTGGGAACCCAAACTTGTCAAGGCCTACCAAAGGAATAG GCTTCGTTTGAAGAAGGAATTTGATGATTTCAAGAAGCACCCAGAGTACAATAACTTTGTGCGTGAGGAGTGtattacatcatcatcatcagacgATGATGAAGAGAGGAATTTTGGGAAGGAGGTTTGTTCATTCTCTGATCATTATAGAAGATCAGAAGAGGAAGACCTGGAGCATATGGTTCCCAGAAGTCTTTGGAGTGGAG CAAGCACCAGGGAGTTTGCGGCTGAGTCTACTGGAGAAAGAATGGCCACTCATGTACCTGTCAACTACCTAAAACAGCCTCTGGTCAGCACAGAGAAAGGCATCAGTCTGCTGCCAAGAGATCAGACTAGCAGCAGTAACATTACTACTGCTGAATCTGCACCTTGTTTAGAATCAACCCCATCAAAACAATCCAGAGATTCTAACTCGGCATGGGCAGTAAAGGTGCCTGCCCAGGCTTCACTGTCATCCAGAGCCCCCATCCTCCACCCCACCACTGGACTACCTAAGGGCTACACGCCCATCCCCACCCTGCTGGCTAAGAGTGTGGGAAACAAAGTGACCTTAATGAAACGGCCTGCTGAATGCCCAGGGGTCAACAGTGTAGATAGACAGACAAAAGTGTCTTTGGTTTCCCTGCCTACCTCTGCGCTGACGACCACAAAACTTTCAAAAGCACAAAGTTCTCCATCCAGTTCCCAGCAGAATTCACAACAAATGCAGGCACAAGGACTGCAACAGATGGAGGTAAGACAGCCAGGGATGACCACAGCTAAGGCAGCTCTTCCTAAATCACCACAGGCCAATCCAACCAAGACTGTACCAAAAAGTCCTGTCCAAGTGGTGTACAGGGGACCTGAGAAGCTGGGTCATCTTGTACggaaagacagcagcagcagcagcagcagcccagtcAAAATCTCTGTTAATCCTATTGTGGCTCACAACACTGGTGAGAAGATCATGCAGCAAGTGGTGATTCTGCCTTCTAACCTACTCATTCACAAAACCGAAGAACAGGTGTCGTCTTTAGATCAACAACAGTCTAAAGGCATTCAGGTCCCAGTTTCCAAAATGGCCAGCACCTTATGTATGTCCACCAATGTGCCTGGGTTCAGCATTCCCGAAAGCAAAATCCCTGTTCAGCAAGTGGCTCCACTAAAAGATGCCAAGGCATGGAGgacctcctctccttctgtttctccttGTCTGGAACAGGGGACccaaaacacagcagatttCAAGGGGACACAAATCTGCAACCCCCAAGCTAGCACAACACAAGGTGCCATACCCAGCCCGTCACCCATCACAGCTCCTTCTAGTGCAATTTCTACTGAGCCTATTAAATCTACAGTCCCTAAACAGGAGCTTAAGACTGTGTGTATCCGTGACTCACAGTCAATCCTTGTAACAACCAGAGGAGGCAACACAGGCATCGTCAAAGTCCAGACATCCTCAGACCAGAGTGCACTTGGTTCTTTCCGAAATAGTCCAGTCATCACCATCTCACCTCAATTTAAAGCTTTCCTCGTATCCAAGACATCACagactcctcctccttctgctcctgcACAGACTTCCCCTTGCACCATCCCAACAGGAACAAGTATCTCTGTGGCCCAACCTCAGAAACTGCTTCATTCAGTATTAAAGTCCCCTTCCACTGTCACAACTCCCATGCTCCCTGCAGTCACTGGTAGCATTCCCATTATAGGCCCAGGAAGCCAGATTGCAGATACTACTGTTGCTTTAAGGCAAGCCTCCAACACCACAGCTGGTTCTGTAGTTTCAACACAGATTGGTCAGCTAGCACAGACGGCTGCTGCTGGTTCTCATTTTCAAGCTTCAATAGGGAAAAACACTGTTGTCCCTTCGCAGAGTAGTTCTGGTGTTCCTCGAGTTCTCAAACAAGCAGAGTGTGTCAGCAAGACGGGAGTGAAACGGGCCAGTACAGATGAGAGATCCCAAGTGACTAAATTCATCCTGGTTACTCCTCCATCGTCCTCTGCCTCAAGTGTAGCCTTATCAAAAGGTTCACCGTCTTCCACAAAAACACTTCCTAGTTCAAGAGTAATGTTCATCAGCCAGCCCACAGCAACATCACCCTCCACTTCAGTGGGAAGCATTCCAAAGCAGGCGATAGCAACAGTCACTAGTGGACAGCTGCTGACTACTTCATTATCAAGTAAGAATCTAAAGATGGGATTAAGTTCAGGCCAACCTGTTGGCAGTGTTAACTCAGAAGCATTGCCCAAGGCCAAGAACATCACTCTGCCTTCAG GAGTTCAAGTCCAGTTGTCAGGGAAAACAACAACCATTGGACAGACCATTGGTGCCCTGTCACGTTCTCCTTCGAAGAGCACACCGGCATCTGTCTCGGATTCAGGGTGTCCAACAGCCACCACCACTGGACTGGTCCCGGTCACAAGTTCAAACACCATCACAAGCTGTTCTGCCCAGCTTAACTCGCATGCTTCTCTGACCACCAGGTCACAGCTCCAGGGGCTCCCTGTCTACACTATGATCTCCCAACCATGCTCTTCCACATTCACATCTTCTACTGCCACTCTACCTGCAGGAAACATGATAAAGAAGGACCTTGGTATGCAGGCAAACATACTGTCCAGCAGCTTTCCTGCTCAGGTAATCACTACCGTGCAAAATTGCCCAGCCAAGACCTCCACACCCACACTTGTCCGTCAGCCTTCAAATATCCAAAGTGGCATTGCTGAGGAAACCACTTCCTGCTTATCTTCTTCTCAACTTGCACTCAATAAAACCCAAACACCAATCTCCTCAGTAACCACCTCCTCTGCTACAGGCACAATCCAGCAGAGGATCGTCATCAACACCTCTACACCCCTTGCTGCTGGCACACAGATCCTCCTTAACAATGCACGTTTTGTAGTCCCTCCCCAGGGTTTGGGTCCAGGCAGCCATGTCCTTATCATCTCTAGCACTGCACCACAACAAGTGCCTACTGCCAGTACTACCATTACTGGAGCATCGTTACCTCCCCAAGGGGCGAGCCATGTCACTGTAGCCCCTCGAGCACCCCTCTTACCCCAATCCCCAGCCAGGCTGCCTGGTGTGCCAGCTGCAAGTTCTCCATTTGTAGCATGCACACCTGCTGTTGGTCCATCATTGCTAGCTAAACCTCCAAATGTCATGCCAGTCCAACTAACAGGCACACCTAGCCTGGGCTCGACGTTTTTACCCAGTAAAACAAATGTAGTATCTGCTCTGCCTAGGTTTTCAGCTGCGCAGGCTTGTAACTTTGCATCACCTTCTGTAGGTACATCCAGTCTGGTCTCATCCCCGCCAAGGCTAAGCAGTCTACCGGCTTTAGTTTCCCCAGTGGTAACCAGTACCTCAGCACTGGCTACTATCAGGTTAGCTGCTGGTACACCCACACGAGCTGAATGTCCATCAACAATTTCACCCACAGTAGCACCCCCCTTGTCCAGATTGTCTGCAACTCTATCATCCTTGCCCTTTTTACCTAGTCCATCAGCTGTTTCCCTGCCCAGCCCTGTCATACCAGGTCCTACACCCCTctcctcagctgcagctcctgtggTGGCAGGAACGCCAGCTTTGCATTCTTCTCTTCCTGCCCAGCACGTGATTTCAGTAACAGCCCCAGGCCCAGGCATACAGCCCCAGCAGACCTCAACTGGAATTGCAGCACCCTCCACTGCTCTGTCAATCAGAAAAACGGTTCCTGTAGTCATGCAACCAGTGCTTACTGGTACACGGACACAAGTACTGCCAACAGTGGCTGTCCCACCAATTGTAAGTGCAGTTTCTAGGATGCAGACACTGCCGATTGCTACGGTTCCACCTATCGGAAGCACTGTCAACACTGTTGAAACAGCACCTCTTGTGACCGCCCCTTCATCTAGCAGCACTGTAATAATCACTCCAACTCAACCAATCACATCAATGAAGACAAACAACACCATCCACCCACCTGTTGTTCTGACCAATCAAACACTTGGAAAGCACTCTCTGCAGACCTCATCCATAGGTATGCATACCAATGTAGCATCCAAACTACTCATTAGTCCTGATGGCGCTGTTTTGAACACAATTCAGTCCCAGGTCAATCCCGCAGAGTTGACTGCCTGCCCCAAACCACTGGATGGACTTGTGGTTAGTCCCAACAGTTCCACTGGAGCACTACACACACATGATTCCTCTTTACAGCCttcacaggcagacagaaagtaA